A genomic window from Leptospira andrefontaineae includes:
- a CDS encoding glycosyltransferase family 39 protein yields the protein MASLVNLLFFLGIILNTYFISAILHKKGLSQPLSRNSVSFTLSILIVGSISLLLVSIKYYNILSVVLIQFLVSGSFIGYIVFHKIDLRLNPIAGWNSSRSIIPKIILFLLLLSAGAMYSLFPIEYIKGDRDHGVYLVFGSTIQKTGGLNFDDPRYQDLTQIFGNNIIYGYPAIHSDHSPSSPIGSLSPRFFPLFPIYLALSADLFGLDAMFRVNTIFGVLSLIFIFLIVKKWIGPWGALIAVAFCAFNPAQLWNVRTTLSEPLGQLLILFSSYFALYFFRKNNGWMFLAGGILGLSSFNRIDSLIYFPAIVIFVAYLLLLRKKSLWKGFNFLFGYSAISMLGLLYGYINSKPYMIDLWRSKQLLKLTFLCVFSSILLSGLLFFSNLKIGKKAIELFKNTVLKNKKVLKISIFSLVFLLIIFAYFIQPVISNSKTITDHLYFRKNGFIFFLFYVPLLLVLFGIGGYDLLVFRKQSSGSLVFLILGSLLSFVYFYDPSIFPDHYWASRRWVLFPIPFVCIMGVLGLYSLPIKRQTIKFTLIAIVFVGCMYDLYKRDRLILFERMLSGYSEEFERLSISLPKERAIYFTKKEDLASPLRYLSGRDTYLIHKTRPFLEKANRLIEAGWNVYLIDEDANLEDQSVTLEKVDKISLEGNFPIETVNRYPDTLIHKGTFLQIYKVGINPKAPTQVKKITSIDPGQFTYILTTLRSERKNQSNLYEEVKAYDYYIPKDPKGKFRVEFEGEALSQATFSVTANESSSVIFPESSGIGNDKKMSIEFSVENPETDDVMIRFRTQKNKQVILKSLQLSRIP from the coding sequence ATGGCTTCCTTGGTAAATTTATTATTCTTTTTAGGCATTATCCTAAATACTTATTTTATATCAGCCATTCTTCATAAAAAAGGACTTTCACAACCCCTATCCAGAAACTCAGTATCCTTTACTCTCTCCATTTTAATAGTCGGCTCCATTTCTCTCCTACTAGTTTCCATTAAGTATTACAATATCCTTTCTGTTGTCTTGATCCAATTTTTGGTTTCCGGATCGTTTATCGGATACATCGTCTTTCATAAAATTGATCTCCGATTAAATCCAATCGCCGGTTGGAATAGTTCCAGAAGTATAATTCCAAAAATTATTCTATTCTTATTACTCCTGAGTGCAGGCGCGATGTATTCTCTTTTTCCGATCGAGTATATTAAAGGAGATAGAGACCATGGAGTGTATCTGGTTTTCGGAAGTACGATACAGAAAACAGGAGGACTAAATTTTGATGATCCCCGTTACCAAGATCTAACTCAGATTTTCGGGAATAATATAATTTACGGTTATCCCGCAATCCATTCGGACCATTCTCCTTCTTCTCCAATCGGTTCTCTTTCTCCTCGTTTCTTCCCGCTCTTCCCTATTTACTTAGCCTTATCTGCCGATCTATTCGGATTAGATGCAATGTTCCGAGTAAACACAATCTTCGGAGTATTATCGTTAATCTTTATATTTCTGATAGTGAAAAAATGGATAGGTCCTTGGGGAGCATTGATCGCGGTAGCTTTCTGCGCGTTTAACCCCGCACAGCTTTGGAATGTCAGAACTACCCTATCCGAACCATTGGGGCAATTGCTGATCCTATTCTCATCTTACTTTGCTCTTTATTTTTTCCGGAAGAATAATGGATGGATGTTCTTAGCAGGAGGTATTTTAGGCTTAAGCAGTTTTAATAGGATCGATAGTTTAATATATTTTCCTGCAATCGTGATCTTTGTGGCTTACTTATTACTCTTAAGAAAAAAATCTCTTTGGAAAGGATTTAACTTTCTATTCGGATATTCGGCGATTTCGATGTTGGGTCTTTTGTATGGATACATCAACTCCAAACCGTACATGATCGATCTTTGGAGAAGTAAACAATTGCTGAAACTAACTTTCTTGTGTGTCTTTTCTTCTATTTTATTATCCGGACTATTATTCTTCTCTAATTTAAAAATTGGAAAAAAAGCGATCGAATTGTTTAAGAATACGGTCCTCAAGAATAAAAAGGTTTTAAAGATATCAATCTTCTCCCTCGTGTTTCTCTTAATCATATTCGCTTATTTTATACAACCAGTGATCAGTAATTCAAAGACCATAACTGATCACCTTTACTTTAGAAAGAATGGTTTTATATTCTTCTTATTTTATGTTCCTCTTCTCCTTGTATTATTTGGTATAGGAGGCTACGATCTACTAGTATTCAGAAAACAATCTTCCGGGTCGCTGGTATTTCTAATATTAGGCTCCCTCCTCTCATTCGTATATTTTTATGATCCCAGTATCTTTCCCGATCATTACTGGGCATCCAGACGTTGGGTCTTGTTCCCGATCCCTTTTGTATGTATTATGGGAGTATTAGGGCTTTATTCTTTGCCTATCAAAAGACAAACTATTAAGTTCACTCTAATCGCGATTGTCTTTGTAGGTTGTATGTACGATCTATATAAAAGAGATAGATTGATCTTATTTGAAAGAATGTTGTCTGGTTATTCAGAAGAATTCGAAAGATTATCAATATCCCTTCCAAAAGAAAGAGCAATTTATTTTACTAAAAAAGAAGATCTCGCGAGCCCACTTCGTTATCTAAGCGGAAGAGATACCTATCTCATCCACAAGACCCGTCCTTTTTTAGAGAAAGCAAACCGATTGATCGAAGCCGGTTGGAATGTATACCTAATTGATGAGGATGCTAATCTGGAAGACCAATCAGTTACTTTAGAAAAAGTAGATAAAATAAGTTTAGAAGGAAATTTTCCAATAGAAACCGTAAATCGATATCCTGATACGCTTATACACAAAGGAACCTTCTTACAAATTTATAAAGTAGGGATAAACCCTAAAGCTCCTACTCAGGTGAAAAAAATAACTTCAATAGACCCTGGCCAATTCACATACATATTAACAACCCTTAGATCGGAACGTAAAAACCAATCGAACCTTTACGAAGAAGTAAAAGCCTACGATTATTATATTCCGAAAGATCCCAAAGGAAAGTTTCGAGTAGAATTCGAAGGAGAGGCCCTGAGCCAAGCGACTTTCAGTGTGACTGCTAATGAATCTTCCTCTGTAATCTTTCCCGAATCCTCAGGAATTGGGAATGATAAAAAGATGAGCATCGAATTCTCTGTAGAAAATCCGGAAACAGACGATGTAATGATCAGGTTCCGCACTCAAAAAAACAAACAAGTAATTCTAAAATCCCTGCAATTATCTAGAATTCCCTAA
- a CDS encoding LIC10362 family protein — translation MPYSVVLTLVCLLALVLAIRNLGKFPKSLEEIRSEIEASFATPFSGKSWIWFLFLISFFLLPFFWGLTFFLKSDANVLVIILGLFWIYFWSRTLILFR, via the coding sequence ATGCCGTATTCTGTCGTATTAACTTTAGTTTGCCTTCTCGCTTTGGTTCTCGCGATCCGCAATCTAGGAAAGTTTCCCAAAAGTTTAGAAGAGATCCGCTCGGAAATCGAGGCCTCATTCGCTACCCCGTTTAGCGGAAAGTCTTGGATCTGGTTTTTATTTCTGATCAGCTTTTTCCTTTTACCGTTTTTCTGGGGCTTAACCTTCTTCCTTAAATCCGATGCAAATGTGTTGGTTATCATTCTAGGATTATTTTGGATCTATTTTTGGAGCAGAACACTCATTCTGTTTCGATAG
- a CDS encoding electron transfer flavoprotein subunit beta/FixA family protein, translated as MKIIVLVKQVPDTETNIKVGDKSINEAGIKWIISPYDEFAIEEGLRLREKNGGEVIAVSLGPDRVQESLRQAYAMGADRAVQIKVDNYVPFDTVLTAELIANFAKAENADIIIGGRQSIDSDSSQVVIQVAEGLGIAHISFAVSLEISGTSVKATKEVEGGTQVVETSLPVAITAQKGLNEPRYPNLKGLMAAKKKPIETKTPADLGNPASKIEVVGLEPPPPRIPGRKLEAADAKGYAEQLVKALREEAKVI; from the coding sequence ATGAAGATCATCGTTTTAGTGAAACAGGTGCCTGACACCGAAACGAATATCAAAGTCGGGGACAAGTCCATCAATGAAGCCGGAATTAAATGGATTATCTCTCCGTACGACGAATTCGCAATTGAAGAAGGACTTAGATTACGCGAGAAAAATGGTGGAGAGGTTATTGCAGTCTCTCTAGGACCAGATCGCGTTCAAGAGTCTTTACGCCAAGCATACGCAATGGGAGCGGACCGTGCCGTTCAGATCAAAGTGGACAATTACGTTCCTTTCGACACCGTTTTAACCGCAGAATTGATCGCAAACTTCGCGAAAGCTGAAAATGCAGACATCATCATCGGCGGACGCCAATCTATCGATAGCGATAGTTCCCAAGTAGTGATCCAAGTTGCAGAAGGACTCGGAATCGCTCATATTTCTTTCGCAGTTAGTTTAGAGATCAGCGGAACTTCCGTAAAAGCTACTAAAGAGGTAGAAGGTGGAACACAAGTTGTAGAAACCAGTCTACCAGTAGCAATCACTGCTCAAAAAGGATTAAACGAACCTCGTTATCCTAACTTAAAAGGTTTGATGGCTGCTAAGAAGAAGCCTATCGAAACTAAAACGCCTGCAGATTTAGGAAATCCTGCAAGCAAGATTGAAGTAGTGGGCCTGGAGCCACCTCCACCTCGTATTCCTGGTCGCAAGTTAGAAGCGGCTGATGCGAAAGGTTACGCTGAACAATTAGTAAAAGCTCTTCGCGAAGAAGCTAAGGTTATCTAA
- a CDS encoding electron transfer flavoprotein subunit alpha/FixB family protein yields MSNVLIVGELKNGELKKISKEITSAGRKIADALGGKVTALLIGSGVEKFAGDLGAVGADSIVTVNAGDFNAETWANLVAGVIKDKNPSVVLVPHTSQGKDYSPRVAVKVGAGIIADAVGLSVDGGKVVAKKPIYSGKAYGNFKVTSPIAIFTVRPNSQEVVQKAGAGAAEAASPSAGDAKVKIVSSDLSGGNKVQLAEASIIVSGGRGIKGPENWPVIQGLADVLGAALGASRAAVDAGWISHSHQVGQTGKTVSPNCYIACGISGAIQHLAGMGSSKYIVAINKDGDAPIFKVATYGVVGDLFEVVPALTDEFKKVLG; encoded by the coding sequence GTGAGCAACGTTTTAATCGTAGGCGAACTCAAAAACGGAGAACTCAAAAAGATCTCCAAAGAAATCACTTCCGCTGGCCGCAAGATTGCGGACGCACTCGGAGGAAAAGTTACCGCTCTTCTCATCGGATCCGGAGTTGAAAAATTCGCAGGGGATCTAGGAGCAGTCGGAGCAGACAGCATAGTTACCGTAAATGCTGGAGACTTCAACGCAGAAACTTGGGCGAATTTAGTAGCCGGAGTTATTAAGGATAAAAATCCTTCTGTAGTTTTAGTTCCTCACACTTCTCAAGGAAAAGATTATTCTCCAAGAGTAGCTGTAAAAGTAGGAGCGGGAATCATAGCGGACGCAGTAGGTCTTTCAGTAGACGGCGGAAAAGTAGTAGCTAAGAAGCCAATCTATTCCGGAAAAGCATACGGTAATTTCAAAGTTACCAGCCCAATCGCTATCTTCACTGTTCGTCCAAACTCTCAAGAAGTAGTACAAAAAGCTGGAGCAGGAGCTGCTGAAGCTGCAAGTCCATCCGCAGGAGACGCGAAAGTTAAAATCGTATCTTCCGATCTAAGCGGCGGAAACAAAGTTCAGTTGGCAGAAGCTTCTATCATCGTATCCGGCGGACGCGGAATTAAAGGACCTGAAAACTGGCCTGTTATCCAAGGTTTGGCGGACGTTTTAGGCGCAGCTTTAGGAGCGTCCCGTGCTGCGGTCGATGCAGGCTGGATTTCTCATAGCCATCAAGTGGGTCAAACTGGTAAAACCGTTTCCCCGAACTGCTATATCGCATGCGGAATTTCCGGAGCGATCCAGCATTTGGCCGGAATGGGTTCCTCCAAGTATATCGTGGCTATCAATAAGGACGGAGACGCTCCAATCTTTAAAGTAGCTACCTACGGAGTCGTAGGGGACCTTTTTGAAGTCGTACCGGCTCTGACCGACGAGTTTAAAAAAGTACTTGGATAA
- a CDS encoding LolA family protein, producing the protein MASSKGILSFLGAAALLVCGTSILSDPGKERLNGVIGKMAEISSFRASITINNELTGTLSYQRPNHIHVKFSDGRVIASNGRYLWFYSPSRGIVGKQDVKGMTGGMAGLLSGYEEVTPVGGSLRLKSATRTYEEIVVTLGPDNTPRSLRMKSRSTGEYTSVSFSGVQTGIGLPASLFNFGAPSNAQIVENPLNERE; encoded by the coding sequence ATGGCTTCATCCAAGGGTATATTATCCTTTTTGGGTGCCGCAGCTCTACTGGTCTGCGGCACTTCTATTTTATCCGATCCTGGCAAGGAAAGGTTAAACGGTGTCATCGGAAAGATGGCCGAAATTTCCAGTTTTCGGGCGAGTATTACGATCAATAACGAACTCACCGGAACTCTTTCTTACCAAAGACCAAATCATATACATGTAAAATTTTCCGACGGAAGGGTTATCGCCTCCAACGGACGTTACCTTTGGTTTTATTCCCCTTCGAGAGGAATTGTAGGCAAGCAAGACGTAAAAGGTATGACCGGTGGAATGGCCGGTCTTCTTTCGGGATACGAAGAAGTAACTCCAGTGGGAGGTTCACTTCGACTAAAATCCGCGACAAGGACTTACGAAGAGATCGTAGTCACCTTAGGTCCGGATAATACTCCTCGTTCCCTCAGAATGAAGAGCAGATCCACCGGAGAATACACCTCCGTAAGTTTTTCCGGAGTCCAAACCGGTATAGGTTTACCTGCGTCTCTCTTCAATTTCGGAGCACCTTCCAACGCGCAAATTGTGGAGAACCCGCTTAACGAGAGGGAATAA
- the trpS gene encoding tryptophan--tRNA ligase produces the protein MRILTGVQPSGKLHLGNYFSVIRKLVDYQNKSDLFCFVADLHALTTFSSAKNQTENTYDAVCDFLALGIDPDKCAFWIQSEVPEVTELTWYLSMSITVPKLELAHSYKDKVAKGIVPSGGLFFYPVLMAADILAFNSDKVPVGKDQKQHLEYARDIAEKFNSQYGETFKLPEPEIDEETAIVPGVDGAKMSKSYGNTINFFDDEKKLKKSVMGILTDSAGVDEAKDYEKSIIYSIHSLFLDESGKKDLQARFTNPGTGYGDLKKALLETVLDYFGPYRKEREKIATDPTYVRSVMKKGSDKARAASSQILDNVRGKLGIGISKVSV, from the coding sequence ATGAGGATATTGACCGGGGTACAACCTTCTGGTAAATTACATTTAGGAAATTACTTCTCAGTTATACGCAAGTTAGTCGATTACCAAAACAAGTCCGATCTATTCTGTTTTGTGGCTGATTTGCACGCTTTAACTACTTTTAGTTCTGCAAAAAACCAAACAGAAAATACTTATGATGCTGTTTGTGATTTTTTAGCATTAGGGATCGACCCGGATAAATGTGCATTCTGGATACAATCAGAAGTTCCTGAAGTCACTGAACTTACTTGGTATCTGAGTATGTCCATCACAGTTCCTAAACTGGAATTAGCTCATTCTTATAAGGATAAGGTTGCAAAGGGAATCGTTCCAAGTGGAGGACTTTTCTTTTATCCTGTGTTAATGGCTGCGGACATTCTTGCATTTAATAGTGATAAGGTGCCTGTAGGAAAAGACCAAAAACAACATTTAGAATATGCAAGAGATATTGCGGAGAAGTTTAACTCCCAATATGGAGAAACCTTCAAACTTCCTGAACCTGAAATAGACGAAGAGACTGCAATCGTACCGGGAGTAGACGGAGCGAAAATGTCCAAGTCTTACGGAAATACGATTAACTTTTTTGATGATGAGAAGAAGTTAAAAAAATCGGTAATGGGTATCTTAACTGATTCCGCAGGAGTAGATGAAGCGAAGGATTATGAGAAAAGTATAATATACTCCATCCATTCCCTTTTCTTAGATGAGTCCGGTAAAAAAGATCTACAAGCCAGATTTACGAATCCAGGAACAGGGTATGGGGATCTTAAAAAAGCATTATTAGAAACTGTCTTAGACTATTTCGGTCCATACAGAAAAGAAAGAGAGAAGATTGCCACTGATCCTACTTACGTAAGATCCGTAATGAAAAAAGGATCCGATAAAGCAAGGGCAGCTTCTTCTCAAATCTTAGATAATGTAAGAGGAAAACTCGGTATCGGTATCTCGAAAGTTTCGGTTTAA
- a CDS encoding ComEC/Rec2 family competence protein has protein sequence MGEYLEQNYQDWIPSSLFSYIVLGLLSGLFLDIFFPDLALIWTAIHSISIIFFSFLFFSKKAPYFSWGVILFFILAICGYTKRTAPFLEKSASWKKEFSQKINQTLDRAEIQGRAREISLGLVLGDAKSLDKEFKKNAKEGGILHLFAASGLHLGILIGCMFAVLKRIPFLGYHIPRILPVLFGLLYLVSLGFPISLARAWIFSAWILLQSLFFRKSRPVDLLISSAGLVYLWDPVRSFGVSFLLSFGAVSGILLLLPCFKKCLPQASEDKTILARFVGFWRENLLVSLSAGIGTLPSLIYFFGYYSFGSLGLNLILVPICGILLPLLYFSLVLESIYLYLFAQPVWKIVLFLLEILEKATLYWGESNWNWVHHYRGNTKFFGLGIWILFLFFLFLWKLIPSKKMENSTLDLSNSVIDKTLRTALFKNIWILGFCICCGFQFLLANSSTWIQLPDVFFGDQFTFFLQEKNRLILAGKCKYSSKILYKSLGKDPERFCGNSKTVHEIYIEHESCLDWVSECLKRNQNLSLKYGGKEKPKIAGFENWILIPKLGEFHLPDPDQKLIRFEVGKDSLQTLLNRTQKGEGIILILPRFRIKEDPREWNRFRKQLGIAPGWKFIGSDELPGIPVL, from the coding sequence ATGGGCGAATACTTGGAACAAAACTACCAGGACTGGATCCCCTCCTCCTTATTTTCCTATATTGTTCTTGGGCTTCTATCCGGCTTATTCTTAGATATTTTCTTTCCGGATCTCGCCCTAATTTGGACAGCAATACATTCAATTAGTATAATATTCTTTTCCTTTTTATTCTTCAGCAAAAAGGCCCCATACTTTTCCTGGGGAGTAATTCTATTTTTTATTTTAGCGATCTGCGGTTATACCAAAAGAACCGCTCCTTTTTTAGAAAAATCCGCTTCTTGGAAAAAAGAATTCTCTCAAAAAATCAACCAAACCTTAGATAGAGCAGAAATACAAGGCAGAGCCAGAGAAATCTCCTTAGGTTTAGTTTTAGGAGATGCAAAAAGTTTAGATAAGGAATTTAAGAAGAATGCTAAAGAAGGCGGAATTTTACATTTATTCGCGGCCTCAGGCTTACATTTAGGAATTTTAATCGGATGTATGTTCGCTGTCCTAAAACGAATTCCTTTTTTAGGTTATCATATTCCTAGAATACTTCCTGTATTATTCGGACTATTATACTTGGTCAGCTTAGGTTTTCCAATCTCGCTCGCAAGAGCTTGGATATTTTCTGCATGGATACTTTTACAATCTTTGTTTTTTAGAAAATCTAGACCGGTGGATCTATTGATCTCTTCTGCCGGACTTGTATATCTTTGGGATCCTGTTCGTTCCTTTGGAGTTTCTTTTTTACTTTCTTTCGGCGCAGTTTCAGGCATTCTACTATTACTACCTTGTTTCAAAAAATGCCTTCCCCAAGCTTCAGAAGATAAAACGATCTTAGCTAGGTTTGTCGGATTTTGGAGAGAAAATCTTTTAGTTTCTTTATCCGCGGGGATAGGGACCTTACCGTCCTTGATTTACTTTTTCGGATATTATAGTTTTGGATCGCTGGGATTAAATCTGATCTTAGTCCCAATTTGCGGGATATTGCTTCCCCTATTATATTTTTCTTTGGTATTGGAATCAATATATCTCTACTTATTTGCACAACCCGTATGGAAGATCGTTTTATTCCTCTTGGAAATTTTAGAAAAAGCCACTCTTTACTGGGGAGAATCCAATTGGAATTGGGTGCATCATTATAGAGGAAATACGAAATTTTTCGGATTAGGGATCTGGATCTTATTCTTATTCTTCTTATTCCTTTGGAAATTAATTCCTTCTAAAAAAATGGAAAATTCTACATTAGATCTTTCTAATTCTGTAATTGATAAAACACTTAGAACTGCTCTCTTCAAAAATATATGGATACTGGGATTTTGTATATGTTGTGGTTTCCAATTCTTATTAGCAAACTCTTCCACTTGGATCCAACTGCCGGATGTATTTTTTGGAGATCAATTCACCTTCTTCCTTCAAGAAAAGAACAGATTGATCCTCGCAGGAAAATGTAAGTATAGTTCCAAAATTTTATACAAATCGTTGGGAAAAGATCCGGAAAGATTCTGTGGAAATTCTAAAACCGTTCACGAGATCTATATAGAACATGAGTCTTGCCTGGATTGGGTCTCGGAATGTTTAAAAAGAAACCAGAATCTATCTCTAAAATACGGGGGAAAAGAAAAACCAAAGATCGCCGGTTTCGAAAATTGGATCTTAATTCCTAAATTAGGGGAATTCCATCTACCGGATCCGGACCAAAAGCTAATACGATTCGAAGTAGGAAAAGATTCTCTCCAAACTCTCTTAAACCGTACCCAAAAAGGAGAAGGGATCATACTGATCCTTCCAAGATTTCGGATCAAGGAAGATCCAAGAGAATGGAATCGATTTAGAAAACAGCTTGGAATCGCTCCCGGTTGGAAGTTTATTGGAAGTGATGAGCTCCCCGGAATACCCGTTTTATAA
- the rsmA gene encoding 16S rRNA (adenine(1518)-N(6)/adenine(1519)-N(6))-dimethyltransferase RsmA produces MSSPEYPFYKPNVIREFLSERSSAPLKKWGQNFLIDPNAVKTLFSSAAPELLQKSELILEIGPGLGALSHILYGLGKKLRLYEIDPVYYKWLNEFLPGTEIILGDARDTLLDQENRSCFLFGNLPYYITSELIILSLEKLPNLQGAVFLVQKEFAQRITKEISSLSIYAGAYGKFQSKKTIKAGCFYPSPNVDSSVLTFVSDKRFSKKISYQVLEILCRTLFWGKRKKIGSSIKEAPFNSFYPNGLTLPISEENLRSKLKECIESAGISLDKRPEELKAEDFYKIVDLFQID; encoded by the coding sequence ATGAGCTCCCCGGAATACCCGTTTTATAAACCAAATGTCATCCGGGAATTTTTGTCAGAAAGATCTTCTGCTCCTCTCAAAAAATGGGGACAAAACTTTCTAATTGATCCAAACGCTGTGAAAACTTTGTTCTCTAGTGCTGCACCCGAACTTCTGCAAAAATCAGAACTGATCTTGGAAATCGGCCCGGGTCTTGGAGCACTTTCTCATATACTCTATGGATTGGGGAAAAAGCTGAGATTATATGAGATCGACCCGGTATATTATAAATGGCTAAATGAGTTTCTTCCCGGAACTGAAATCATTCTAGGAGATGCAAGAGATACTCTCTTAGACCAAGAGAATAGAAGCTGTTTTCTATTCGGTAACCTTCCCTATTATATCACTTCCGAACTTATTATTCTTTCTTTAGAAAAACTTCCGAATTTGCAAGGTGCAGTCTTCCTGGTCCAAAAAGAATTCGCTCAAAGGATCACTAAAGAAATTTCTTCTTTATCAATTTATGCAGGAGCATACGGAAAATTCCAAAGTAAAAAGACGATCAAGGCCGGATGTTTTTATCCGTCTCCCAATGTGGATTCAAGTGTTCTAACATTTGTTTCAGATAAAAGATTTTCCAAAAAAATCTCTTACCAAGTTTTAGAAATTTTATGCAGAACCTTGTTTTGGGGAAAAAGAAAAAAAATAGGTTCTTCTATCAAAGAAGCTCCATTCAATTCTTTTTATCCGAATGGGCTTACTCTTCCAATCTCAGAAGAGAATTTAAGATCTAAATTAAAAGAATGTATAGAGTCAGCAGGAATTTCCTTAGATAAAAGACCGGAAGAACTAAAAGCAGAAGACTTTTATAAGATTGTGGACCTTTTCCAGATCGATTAA
- the rsgA gene encoding ribosome small subunit-dependent GTPase A: MDQKPSLNLSVWDADREKEFIKISEDLGVSDPVSARIIGEQGQEFRLELGSLKEEGTGMLTGALRFNAGSSLDLPVAGDWVLVTKLSGEEYLIHKVLPRRSLLVRKVKGETLKPDPICANMDRIFLLHGLDGDFQPRRLERTLIQIWESKATPVVVLTKKDLYSGKEEELREKIDIVRKSCPGVEVFSVSNHKQEGLEELEMFWKDGSTSAFIGSSGVGKSSLLNLLIGEKIRSVNEVRESDSKGRHTTTNRWMFRLDSGAWILDTPGMREIQLWSDGSGLEETFPEIFEASSDCKFQDCSHISEPDCGVKLAIELGKISEERFKSYLKLKRELERTANLSAPNSVEFREQKAKWKSIHKEQKRMQQQRDRERYR, translated from the coding sequence ATGGATCAAAAACCATCTTTGAATTTATCCGTATGGGATGCGGATAGAGAAAAAGAATTTATTAAAATTTCAGAGGACCTAGGTGTCTCCGATCCGGTTTCTGCAAGGATTATCGGAGAGCAAGGACAAGAGTTCCGACTCGAACTAGGAAGTTTAAAAGAAGAAGGTACCGGAATGTTAACCGGTGCACTTCGCTTTAATGCGGGTTCTAGTTTGGATCTACCAGTTGCAGGAGATTGGGTTCTCGTTACTAAATTAAGCGGAGAAGAATATCTAATCCATAAGGTTCTTCCTAGAAGAAGTCTACTCGTTCGAAAAGTGAAAGGAGAAACTTTAAAACCGGATCCTATCTGTGCAAACATGGATCGAATTTTTCTTCTACATGGTTTAGATGGTGACTTTCAACCAAGAAGATTGGAAAGAACTCTGATCCAAATCTGGGAAAGTAAGGCTACACCGGTTGTAGTACTTACAAAGAAAGATTTGTATTCGGGCAAAGAAGAAGAACTAAGGGAGAAGATCGACATCGTTCGAAAATCTTGTCCCGGTGTTGAAGTGTTCTCCGTTTCCAATCATAAACAAGAAGGTTTGGAAGAACTGGAAATGTTTTGGAAGGACGGATCTACTTCCGCTTTTATAGGATCTTCTGGAGTAGGTAAATCTTCTCTTCTCAATTTATTGATCGGAGAAAAGATCAGATCAGTTAACGAAGTCAGAGAATCTGATTCAAAAGGAAGACATACCACCACAAATAGATGGATGTTCCGTTTGGATTCAGGTGCTTGGATCTTGGATACTCCAGGTATGAGGGAAATCCAACTTTGGTCCGACGGTTCAGGTTTGGAAGAAACCTTTCCTGAGATCTTCGAAGCTTCTTCTGATTGTAAATTCCAAGATTGTTCTCATATCAGTGAACCTGATTGTGGGGTAAAACTTGCGATCGAGTTAGGAAAAATTTCGGAAGAAAGATTCAAAAGTTATCTGAAACTCAAAAGAGAATTAGAAAGAACTGCGAATTTGAGTGCTCCGAATTCAGTTGAATTTAGAGAACAAAAAGCGAAGTGGAAATCCATCCACAAAGAACAAAAAAGAATGCAACAACAGCGAGACCGAGAAAGGTATCGTTAG